Proteins encoded together in one Neobacillus sp. FSL H8-0543 window:
- a CDS encoding LLM class flavin-dependent oxidoreductase yields MANINIPVSVLNLAPIREGRSSKQAIDEMVNLAQETEKMGYQRYWIAEHHNTPTLVSSSTSILIKHTLEHTNTIKVGSGGIMLPNHAPLVVAEQFGTMATIYPNRVELGLGRAPGTDMMTASALRRSKSDTVYTFPEDVQALLTYFGPEDQQGYVKAYPGVGTNVPIYILGSSTDSAYLAASLGLPYVFASHFAPRFMEDAISIYRNRFQPSEYLDQPYMLVCLNVIAAETDAEANRLMTTMQQFFLNVVRGSQSPLKPPVENMDGIWNPREEEMAKSMSSVTFLGSKETVRQQLTHFQERFNVDEIMAVSYIYDPDKQKRSYEILKEVVDGK; encoded by the coding sequence ATGGCAAACATAAATATACCTGTATCAGTATTAAACCTTGCACCGATACGTGAAGGACGAAGCAGTAAACAAGCGATTGATGAAATGGTGAATCTTGCCCAGGAGACAGAAAAAATGGGGTATCAGCGATATTGGATTGCAGAGCATCATAATACGCCAACGCTAGTCAGTTCTTCAACATCCATATTAATAAAACATACATTGGAGCATACCAATACGATTAAAGTTGGTTCTGGTGGAATCATGCTACCAAACCATGCCCCGTTAGTAGTAGCTGAGCAATTTGGAACGATGGCAACCATTTATCCAAATCGTGTGGAATTAGGTCTTGGGCGTGCTCCTGGTACCGATATGATGACCGCAAGCGCCTTGAGACGGTCAAAAAGCGATACGGTCTATACATTCCCTGAGGATGTTCAGGCTTTGCTGACGTATTTTGGACCAGAAGATCAGCAAGGTTATGTGAAGGCCTATCCAGGAGTAGGCACAAATGTTCCAATTTATATCCTCGGTTCATCTACAGATTCGGCTTATTTGGCGGCAAGCCTAGGTCTTCCATATGTATTCGCTTCACATTTTGCACCAAGATTTATGGAAGATGCCATCTCGATTTATCGAAATCGATTCCAGCCATCTGAGTATTTAGATCAACCGTATATGTTGGTTTGCTTAAATGTGATTGCGGCCGAAACGGATGCTGAGGCCAATCGATTGATGACAACAATGCAACAATTTTTCCTAAATGTTGTCCGAGGTTCTCAAAGTCCGTTAAAACCGCCAGTTGAAAACATGGACGGAATTTGGAATCCAAGGGAAGAAGAAATGGCTAAGTCAATGTCAAGTGTGACATTTTTAGGGAGCAAGGAAACGGTCCGACAACAGTTAACACATTTCCAAGAACGATTTAATGTGGATGAAATCATGGCCGTGTCTTATATATATGATCCTGATAAACAAAAGCGGTCGTATGAGATATTAAAAGAAGTAGTCGATGGCAAATAA
- a CDS encoding cell wall hydrolase — MKKLIMVLSIFAGILFISALFASPTFAYTVKSGDTMTKIAKENNLTLQELAEANPHIHNINLIFAGQTVNTTKPEIKVNLIEEKNFVLKESNIVKKGLPAHISKSDKQDTQVKVKYSDYEIDLLARIVRAEAQSEPFEGKIAVACVILNRVDSPLFPNTIKDVIYAPGQFQPVRNGSINKPADEESIKAVRAALTEHRNFAPGALFFYNPSIATSRWLDSRATTLVVGQHVFKK, encoded by the coding sequence ATGAAAAAGTTAATTATGGTATTATCAATATTTGCAGGAATCTTATTTATATCCGCTCTATTTGCTTCCCCAACGTTTGCTTATACAGTTAAAAGCGGAGATACTATGACCAAAATTGCTAAGGAAAATAACCTTACCCTTCAAGAGTTAGCTGAGGCTAACCCACACATACATAATATTAATCTTATTTTTGCTGGACAGACTGTTAACACTACTAAACCAGAGATAAAAGTAAACCTTATAGAGGAAAAGAACTTTGTGTTGAAAGAATCGAATATCGTGAAAAAGGGGTTACCAGCACATATAAGTAAATCAGACAAACAGGATACCCAAGTAAAAGTAAAGTACTCAGATTATGAAATCGACCTGCTGGCTCGAATCGTTCGGGCAGAAGCGCAAAGCGAACCTTTTGAAGGTAAAATCGCAGTAGCTTGTGTTATCTTAAACAGAGTTGACAGTCCATTATTCCCGAACACTATTAAGGATGTTATCTACGCCCCCGGCCAATTCCAACCAGTAAGAAATGGTTCCATAAATAAACCAGCTGATGAAGAATCAATCAAAGCTGTTCGCGCAGCATTAACGGAACACCGAAATTTCGCCCCTGGAGCCCTATTCTTTTACAACCCCTCTATCGCTACCAGTAGGTGGTTAGATTCAAGAGCAACAACACTTGTTGTCGGTCAACATGTATTTAAAAAATAG
- a CDS encoding cupin domain-containing protein: MHINDLQSWVSKLGLLPHPEGGYFKQTFQSEESTSDSELSVNFEGQRKLYTSIYFLLSSKDVSHFHRLKSDELWYYHAGSPLTVHVIHENGDYEEMKVGMNLDQGERPQILVKKNSIFGSSVMEKNTCSLVGCMVSPGFEFQDFELFTQAELVEKYPQHEEIIMKLAYKELPK, encoded by the coding sequence ATGCATATTAATGACTTACAAAGCTGGGTATCAAAACTAGGTCTTCTTCCACATCCAGAAGGCGGATATTTCAAACAAACATTTCAATCTGAGGAAAGTACCTCTGATAGTGAATTATCAGTCAATTTTGAAGGTCAGCGAAAGCTTTATACTAGTATTTATTTTCTTTTATCATCGAAGGATGTATCCCATTTCCATCGTCTCAAATCGGATGAACTGTGGTACTATCATGCAGGTAGCCCATTGACCGTTCATGTCATCCATGAAAATGGCGATTATGAGGAGATGAAAGTGGGAATGAACCTTGATCAAGGGGAAAGACCACAAATCCTAGTAAAGAAAAATTCAATTTTTGGATCATCGGTTATGGAAAAAAATACTTGTTCTCTTGTTGGATGTATGGTTTCGCCGGGTTTTGAATTTCAAGACTTTGAATTATTTACTCAAGCCGAACTAGTAGAAAAGTATCCTCAACATGAGGAAATAATCATGAAGTTAGCTTATAAGGAACTTCCTAAATAG
- a CDS encoding SRPBCC domain-containing protein has protein sequence MKIDYEYTFGLPIGIVWKMIKDTSILRNSIPGCKSFVENKNGEYLAVIDINFGPIKDVFTLEIWRVQEKSPAFYRLHFKGKGNLGEIEGIGDLSFKEVQGSTRLTITADAKVAGALAVTAQKKLDGGSTKGLENFLQKIEREIKRSLYRTRRGR, from the coding sequence GTGAAAATTGATTACGAGTACACCTTTGGCTTACCTATAGGTATTGTATGGAAAATGATTAAGGATACAAGTATTCTAAGAAATTCAATTCCTGGCTGCAAGTCTTTTGTTGAAAATAAAAATGGCGAATATCTAGCTGTGATAGACATTAATTTCGGCCCGATCAAGGATGTTTTCACATTGGAGATTTGGAGAGTACAAGAGAAGTCACCAGCATTTTATCGATTACATTTCAAAGGAAAAGGAAATCTCGGGGAAATCGAGGGTATTGGCGACCTCTCCTTTAAAGAAGTACAGGGCTCGACTAGGCTTACAATTACAGCTGATGCCAAGGTAGCGGGTGCGCTTGCCGTCACAGCGCAGAAGAAATTGGATGGAGGATCAACCAAGGGTTTAGAAAATTTCCTTCAAAAAATAGAAAGGGAAATTAAAAGGAGCCTTTACAGAACGAGACGAGGGAGGTAA
- a CDS encoding sodium-dependent transporter: MNKENQWTSKLGFILAAAGSAIGLGAIWKFPYMAGTNGGGIFFLIFLLLTCFIGAPILIAEFAIGRKAQTDAVSAYRKLTPNSLWHWLGYGGVAVSFIILSFYSVVGGWILSYLGRGLMGSLTSTSDYDSLFSNIISNPVEAVMSQLIFIVMTILVVQAGVQQGIERASKYMMPALFILFIVLVIRSLTLEGAYEGVKFLLYPDFSEITAETILYALGQSFFALSVGLSVMVTYASYLSKQENIVKSAFSVVGLNIFISLLAGLVIFPAVFALGFEPGAGPGLVFVVLPAVFNEMAFGGLFFTIFLILLLFATLTSAFSMLEIVVAVIVKENKSKRKMVSWLAGILVFIVGIPSALSFGVLSEVKIAGKTIFDFADFITSNIGMPLGALLISLYIGYRLPRRLVKEELELGTNGIGVLFDIWYFLIRYIVPVGILLVFFHSIGLF, encoded by the coding sequence ATGAATAAAGAAAATCAATGGACCTCCAAGCTAGGGTTCATTTTGGCGGCCGCGGGGTCTGCTATAGGACTAGGAGCAATTTGGAAATTCCCCTATATGGCGGGAACAAATGGCGGTGGAATCTTTTTCCTCATCTTTCTGTTGTTAACCTGTTTTATTGGCGCACCGATTTTAATTGCTGAATTTGCAATTGGTCGCAAGGCGCAAACAGACGCCGTGTCTGCATATAGAAAACTGACACCAAACTCGCTATGGCACTGGCTTGGATATGGCGGAGTAGCAGTTTCATTCATTATACTTTCCTTTTACAGCGTTGTTGGCGGCTGGATTCTTTCCTATTTAGGCAGGGGTTTGATGGGCTCACTCACATCTACCTCAGACTATGACAGCCTTTTTTCAAACATAATTTCAAATCCGGTTGAAGCTGTAATGAGCCAATTAATTTTTATTGTGATGACAATTCTCGTTGTACAGGCAGGTGTACAGCAAGGTATTGAACGTGCCAGCAAGTATATGATGCCTGCTTTGTTCATCTTATTTATCGTATTGGTGATTCGATCGCTGACTCTTGAAGGTGCCTATGAAGGAGTTAAATTCCTCTTATACCCTGATTTTTCTGAAATAACGGCAGAGACGATCCTATATGCTCTTGGACAATCATTTTTTGCCTTGAGTGTTGGTTTATCAGTAATGGTCACCTATGCTTCCTATTTATCTAAACAGGAAAATATTGTAAAGTCCGCTTTCTCAGTCGTCGGCTTAAACATATTTATTTCCTTACTTGCAGGTTTGGTGATTTTCCCTGCTGTTTTTGCGCTCGGATTTGAGCCAGGCGCTGGTCCGGGATTGGTATTTGTTGTTCTTCCTGCTGTTTTCAATGAAATGGCATTTGGGGGATTATTTTTTACCATTTTCCTCATTTTATTGCTATTTGCCACTTTAACGTCCGCTTTTTCTATGCTCGAAATTGTTGTGGCGGTAATTGTAAAAGAAAATAAAAGTAAACGAAAAATGGTTTCTTGGCTGGCTGGCATTCTAGTTTTTATCGTAGGAATCCCTAGTGCACTTTCTTTTGGGGTGCTTTCAGAGGTAAAAATAGCTGGGAAAACAATTTTTGATTTTGCAGACTTTATCACCAGCAATATCGGCATGCCCCTTGGTGCGCTATTGATATCTCTATACATTGGCTATCGGTTGCCTAGAAGGCTTGTAAAAGAAGAGCTAGAACTAGGAACAAATGGAATCGGTGTTTTATTCGATATCTGGTATTTCCTAATACGCTATATCGTTCCGGTAGGTATACTGTTAGTCTTCTTCCATTCCATTGGACTTTTTTAA
- a CDS encoding IS3 family transposase, with translation MRKRTSAFRGRILKKVASFSDGSGRLSRKAQAALSFELKENFKLKDVLLKVGIPEATYHYHIKMMKKENPNQGLEEVIQSIFEEHKGNYGYRRILLELRNRGQKVNHKKVQRIMNKLGLKGDKFRRKSRKYSSYKGTTGKVAENLINRRFNTNVCHQKLTTDITEFKCSDGVKLYLSPIMDMFNGEILSYGTSMRPTLELAIKPLEEALEIVKDSKYRTTIHSDQGWHYQHNTWVNKLKENKVFQSMSRKGNCLDNSPMENFFGLMKQEMYYGEALCPFEELKMKIEEYIAYYNNKRIKQKLAGMSPVQYRFHTSQLAA, from the coding sequence GTGAGAAAACGAACTTCTGCGTTTAGAGGTAGAATACTTAAAAAAGTTGCGAGCTTTTCAGATGGATCCGGAAGGCTATCTCGAAAAGCACAAGCAGCGTTATCATTCGAACTCAAAGAAAACTTCAAATTAAAAGATGTTTTACTCAAGGTGGGTATTCCTGAAGCTACCTACCATTATCATATAAAAATGATGAAGAAGGAAAATCCGAATCAGGGACTTGAAGAAGTGATTCAATCCATTTTTGAGGAACATAAAGGCAATTATGGTTACCGTCGCATCCTTCTGGAATTGAGAAACCGTGGGCAAAAAGTGAATCATAAGAAGGTTCAACGCATTATGAATAAACTCGGACTCAAAGGGGATAAATTCAGGAGAAAATCGCGCAAGTATAGTTCTTACAAAGGAACGACTGGAAAAGTTGCCGAAAATCTTATCAACCGCCGTTTTAACACAAATGTGTGTCATCAAAAATTAACCACAGATATTACAGAATTCAAGTGTTCTGACGGTGTAAAACTGTATCTAAGCCCAATTATGGATATGTTCAATGGTGAAATTCTTTCTTATGGGACGAGTATGCGTCCAACCTTAGAATTAGCGATCAAACCACTCGAGGAAGCATTAGAAATTGTAAAGGATTCAAAATATAGAACCACTATACATTCTGATCAAGGGTGGCATTATCAACATAATACATGGGTAAATAAGCTTAAGGAAAATAAGGTGTTCCAGAGTATGTCTCGAAAAGGGAACTGTTTAGATAATTCACCAATGGAGAACTTTTTTGGATTAATGAAACAAGAAATGTATTACGGGGAAGCGCTGTGCCCATTTGAGGAATTAAAAATGAAAATTGAAGAATATATCGCTTATTATAATAACAAGCGTATAAAGCAAAAATTGGCAGGCATGAGTCCGGTTCAATACCGTTTCCATACCAGCCAATTAGCTGCTTAA
- a CDS encoding transposase, producing the protein MAKYSQEFKLIVVKEYQEGKLGYERLAKKYDMKDFSQIRRWVKVHEKYGVEGLKRKKHKERYSVQFKLDVLSFMKRTGSSETDTALQFGLTNTPMVASWKKAFLEGGAEALDRSKGMTAMSDKDKNSKNKQSEEKEMTYEQKLE; encoded by the coding sequence ATGGCTAAATATAGTCAGGAATTTAAGTTAATAGTCGTCAAAGAATATCAAGAAGGAAAATTAGGATATGAACGTTTAGCTAAAAAATACGACATGAAGGACTTTTCACAAATTAGGAGATGGGTAAAAGTACACGAGAAATACGGTGTGGAAGGTTTAAAGAGGAAGAAACATAAGGAAAGATATTCTGTTCAATTTAAGCTAGATGTATTAAGCTTTATGAAAAGAACAGGATCTTCAGAAACTGATACAGCCCTTCAATTTGGGCTAACAAACACTCCTATGGTAGCCTCTTGGAAGAAGGCTTTCCTTGAGGGTGGTGCTGAAGCCCTGGATAGATCGAAAGGGATGACAGCCATGTCTGATAAAGATAAGAACAGTAAAAATAAACAATCCGAAGAGAAAGAAATGACGTATGAACAAAAGTTGGAGTGA
- a CDS encoding GNAT family N-acetyltransferase produces MIHIRKANHMDVQGISKVCSDGYWATYKDTHSEKYINRVIEEFYNPDRILNEVTNTSREWGGYFVAIEGNEVIGAGGGGMIDETAGEVFVLYLNPNRRNEGIGTRILDAITKQQIEEFHASEQWVSVAKGNQKGIPFYEARGFIFKHERGSYGNEEGEQYISLRYYRPI; encoded by the coding sequence ATGATACATATTAGGAAAGCAAATCATATGGATGTTCAGGGGATATCTAAGGTTTGTAGTGATGGGTATTGGGCGACGTATAAGGATACACATTCAGAAAAGTATATTAACAGAGTGATAGAAGAATTTTACAATCCTGACAGGATCCTAAATGAAGTCACCAATACGAGCAGAGAATGGGGAGGGTATTTTGTTGCGATAGAAGGCAATGAAGTCATTGGTGCTGGCGGAGGCGGTATGATCGATGAAACGGCTGGTGAGGTTTTTGTCTTGTATCTAAATCCAAATAGAAGGAACGAAGGAATTGGTACAAGGATACTCGATGCGATTACTAAACAACAGATAGAAGAGTTTCATGCATCGGAGCAATGGGTGTCTGTTGCAAAAGGAAATCAAAAAGGCATCCCTTTTTATGAAGCAAGAGGATTTATTTTTAAGCATGAACGTGGCAGCTATGGAAACGAAGAAGGAGAGCAATATATTTCATTAAGGTATTATCGCCCGATTTAA
- a CDS encoding DUF4179 domain-containing protein: MTNIEKRLEDEKKRIDAIETPLELEVRLRKALDTTRNPSRRPVIWKTLTVAMLLFLFVGYHFNAFAYYGKQILGFDDLITGTLKDLNNAGKGQRIEKSFMLDDETKLTINGVMTDANRMIVYYTVTDPNGLQDTFSDSFNPNKITGMFTSSNFEGSNGQISDDGTELKGMMDFEPPSPFAKKLTLHYWQYIGNNQMQQEKISFTYDPNKAMQTEIKQSINKTVKVDKGTIHFDSIVASPTLTVIKGSLKVENFDRLDLALHGIELLANGKSVEIKGSGSRSSLKGSKFEVRFDALPTNLDSLELIVKEFVGYKKLNQTIALDYITGEAIDIGGAELWMKTVTLTSKGIEIKIATEDTVLLDKVSIGEQSNITPLETTINQQDSKEEDGKIIKERTLVFDTTEMPEHLKIGGIHYMKKYDKKVQIPIK; encoded by the coding sequence ATGACTAACATCGAAAAGCGGTTAGAAGATGAAAAAAAGCGGATCGATGCCATCGAAACTCCACTAGAATTAGAGGTCCGTTTACGGAAAGCACTTGATACTACGCGAAACCCATCACGTCGACCGGTAATTTGGAAAACTCTTACCGTGGCAATGCTGCTATTTCTCTTCGTGGGCTATCATTTTAATGCGTTTGCATACTACGGAAAGCAAATTCTTGGGTTTGATGATCTAATCACAGGAACCTTAAAGGACTTAAATAATGCTGGTAAGGGGCAAAGAATTGAAAAAAGTTTTATGTTGGACGATGAAACGAAACTAACAATCAATGGAGTCATGACAGATGCCAATCGAATGATTGTCTATTATACAGTGACGGATCCAAATGGATTACAAGATACTTTCAGTGATAGTTTCAACCCGAATAAGATTACTGGCATGTTTACAAGTTCCAATTTCGAGGGTAGTAATGGACAAATTAGTGATGATGGTACCGAATTAAAGGGCATGATGGATTTCGAACCGCCAAGCCCATTTGCAAAAAAACTAACACTACATTACTGGCAATATATAGGAAACAATCAGATGCAACAAGAAAAAATCTCCTTTACTTATGATCCAAACAAAGCAATGCAAACCGAAATTAAACAATCAATTAACAAAACAGTGAAAGTAGATAAAGGTACCATTCACTTTGATTCCATTGTTGCCTCTCCGACATTAACCGTAATCAAGGGGTCATTGAAGGTGGAAAATTTCGATCGATTGGACCTAGCGTTACACGGAATTGAATTACTAGCGAATGGAAAATCTGTAGAAATAAAAGGCAGTGGAAGTAGGTCGTCACTGAAAGGCAGTAAATTTGAAGTTCGCTTTGATGCATTACCCACTAATTTAGACTCACTAGAATTAATTGTAAAAGAATTTGTCGGCTATAAAAAACTTAACCAGACGATTGCTTTGGACTACATTACGGGTGAGGCCATTGATATTGGCGGGGCAGAACTTTGGATGAAAACCGTTACTTTAACTTCAAAGGGGATTGAGATTAAAATCGCAACCGAAGATACGGTTTTGCTTGATAAAGTGTCTATAGGTGAGCAATCAAATATAACACCATTAGAAACAACAATTAACCAACAAGATTCGAAGGAAGAGGATGGTAAGATCATCAAAGAACGTACTCTTGTATTTGATACAACAGAGATGCCAGAGCACCTCAAAATTGGGGGAATTCACTACATGAAAAAGTATGATAAAAAGGTTCAGATACCAATAAAATAA
- a CDS encoding RNA polymerase sigma factor codes for MEVIRLVKKAKRGNKEALLQLIMNQKDDYFKLAYTYMGNQHDAMDAMEDMIVRLYENIHQLKKENSFYSWSKTILVNSCKSLLKKRQKLVLVDGWVEHPEIEMKQPSKVTPFENSEQQIDIQQLLSNLNEQQAEAIKLKYFRDLDYQTISELTNVSVGTVKSRIFQGLKKLKNQFGGKDND; via the coding sequence ATGGAAGTTATTCGATTGGTAAAGAAGGCGAAAAGGGGAAATAAAGAAGCCCTCCTTCAACTAATTATGAATCAAAAAGACGATTATTTTAAATTAGCTTACACATATATGGGGAATCAGCATGATGCCATGGATGCCATGGAAGACATGATCGTCCGGTTATACGAAAACATCCATCAGCTTAAGAAAGAGAATTCCTTCTACAGCTGGAGCAAAACCATCCTAGTAAATAGCTGTAAATCACTGCTGAAAAAACGGCAAAAACTTGTGTTAGTGGATGGATGGGTAGAGCATCCTGAAATTGAAATGAAACAACCTTCAAAAGTAACCCCCTTTGAAAATAGTGAGCAGCAAATCGATATCCAGCAATTACTATCTAACCTAAATGAACAACAAGCAGAGGCGATAAAATTAAAATATTTTCGAGATTTGGATTATCAAACCATCTCTGAATTAACGAATGTGTCGGTCGGAACAGTCAAATCGAGAATTTTTCAAGGTCTAAAAAAGTTAAAGAATCAGTTTGGAGGGAAGGACAATGACTAA
- a CDS encoding ribonuclease J, with translation MSTNNNALSIFALGGINEIGKNMYVVQYSDDMVIIDCGGKFPDESLLGIDLIIPDITYLEDNQDKIRALIVTHGHEDHIGAIPFILKKINVPIYATHFTLGLIEIKLEEHRLMRDTKLVTINSDSRIEFGTISASFFRVSHSIPDCLGIVFHTPEGNIVHTGDFKFDLTPANSQHAEIHKMAEIGNQGVICLISESTNAERRGSTPSEQMVGDHMVEAFMKADGKIIISTFASNVSRVQQVVESAMKTNRKLVLLGRSMVNVVSVAIERGYLIVPEGMIIEPNEVEKLPPEKVVILCTGSQGEPNAALARLSTGNYRDATIYPGDTVIFAASPIPGNEKDVSRIIDNLFQLGAKVVYGSGSSTGMHVSGHGYQEDLKLMLTLMKPTYFIPIHGEFRMLHHHRLLAESVGVEKGNTFIIKNGDVVDIENSVARQTRSIPAGDTYVDGISVGDVGEIVLRDRRQLSEDGMLVIVLTISRTDRKIIQGPDTITRGFVYVKNSEDLLKEINRLVKKTIHELEAENIRQWNVMKQNIKKTIGKFLYAQTKRKPMILPIIIEI, from the coding sequence TTGAGTACCAATAATAACGCCTTATCTATTTTTGCCTTAGGCGGCATAAATGAAATTGGCAAAAACATGTATGTGGTCCAATATAGTGACGATATGGTGATCATCGACTGTGGCGGTAAGTTTCCGGATGAGAGTTTATTAGGTATTGATTTGATCATACCAGATATAACTTATTTGGAAGATAATCAGGATAAAATCCGTGCGTTAATTGTGACGCATGGGCACGAAGATCATATCGGTGCTATTCCATTCATCCTAAAAAAGATCAATGTCCCCATTTATGCGACTCATTTTACACTTGGATTAATTGAAATAAAGTTAGAAGAACATCGGCTTATGAGGGATACGAAACTGGTGACGATTAACTCGGATTCCAGGATTGAATTCGGGACAATCAGTGCTTCCTTTTTCAGAGTAAGCCATAGTATTCCCGACTGCCTAGGCATAGTTTTTCACACACCAGAAGGAAATATCGTCCACACCGGGGATTTTAAATTCGATTTAACCCCTGCAAATAGTCAACATGCAGAAATTCATAAAATGGCCGAAATCGGCAATCAAGGTGTTATTTGTTTAATCTCAGAAAGTACGAATGCGGAACGTAGAGGGTCCACCCCTTCAGAGCAAATGGTCGGTGACCATATGGTAGAGGCATTCATGAAAGCGGATGGAAAAATCATCATCTCGACCTTTGCATCAAATGTGAGTCGTGTTCAGCAGGTCGTCGAATCAGCAATGAAAACGAATCGAAAGCTTGTTCTCCTTGGGAGGAGCATGGTGAATGTTGTTTCCGTGGCAATCGAACGCGGATATTTGATTGTTCCTGAAGGGATGATTATCGAACCAAATGAGGTTGAAAAGTTGCCTCCGGAAAAGGTGGTCATTCTTTGTACTGGAAGTCAGGGCGAGCCGAATGCAGCACTTGCACGTCTATCAACCGGTAACTACCGAGATGCTACAATATATCCTGGAGATACCGTTATCTTTGCAGCGTCACCTATTCCAGGAAATGAAAAGGATGTCTCTCGTATCATAGATAACCTATTTCAGTTGGGCGCAAAAGTGGTATATGGGTCAGGAAGTTCAACAGGTATGCATGTTTCCGGGCATGGGTACCAGGAAGACTTAAAACTAATGCTTACCTTAATGAAGCCAACATACTTTATTCCAATCCATGGCGAATTTAGAATGCTCCATCACCACCGCTTGTTAGCCGAATCGGTGGGAGTTGAAAAAGGCAACACATTTATCATTAAAAATGGGGATGTTGTTGATATTGAAAACTCCGTTGCTCGGCAGACGAGAAGCATTCCAGCTGGCGATACTTATGTAGACGGCATAAGTGTCGGCGATGTTGGCGAGATTGTATTGCGCGATCGCAGACAACTTTCCGAGGATGGAATGCTCGTTATTGTGTTAACCATTAGCAGAACTGATCGAAAGATTATTCAAGGACCAGATACGATTACACGCGGATTCGTCTATGTAAAAAATTCTGAGGATCTCTTAAAAGAAATTAACCGCCTAGTTAAGAAAACCATTCATGAATTAGAGGCCGAAAATATTCGGCAATGGAATGTCATGAAGCAAAATATTAAGAAGACCATTGGCAAGTTTCTGTACGCACAAACGAAAAGAAAGCCGATGATCCTCCCCATCATTATTGAAATTTAA
- a CDS encoding VUT family protein yields MRIFLYLFSIVTANVVTAAFAPFHFGLFIVPMGTFLIGATFIFRDLVQNKYGRKKTYFFITTALILSGIVSFLLGDTLIIVLASALSFAIAETADTEIYTRINLPMSWRVFYSGIVGGLLDSVIFVIIGLSPLGANFLPWEAIPSAILGQVIAKTIIQIIAALLLHQVNNLSNKNAISN; encoded by the coding sequence ATGAGAATTTTTTTGTACTTATTTTCAATCGTAACAGCAAACGTAGTTACCGCGGCTTTTGCACCCTTCCATTTCGGATTGTTTATTGTTCCAATGGGGACTTTTTTAATTGGTGCAACCTTTATCTTTAGGGATTTGGTCCAAAATAAATATGGTAGAAAGAAAACTTATTTCTTCATTACCACAGCGTTAATTTTATCCGGAATCGTATCATTCCTTCTTGGAGATACGTTAATCATTGTCTTAGCCTCTGCCTTATCTTTTGCTATTGCAGAAACTGCTGATACCGAAATCTATACAAGAATAAATTTACCGATGAGTTGGAGAGTTTTTTATAGTGGAATAGTTGGTGGATTATTAGACTCAGTAATTTTTGTGATTATCGGTTTGAGCCCTTTGGGAGCGAACTTTTTGCCGTGGGAAGCTATCCCATCAGCCATTCTTGGTCAAGTAATTGCAAAGACTATTATTCAAATAATTGCAGCACTGTTATTACACCAGGTTAACAATTTATCAAACAAAAATGCTATTTCAAATTAA
- the queF gene encoding preQ(1) synthase: MSGRSHEEGLNDLTLLGNQNTQYSFDYAPEVLEAVNNLHSNRDYFVKFNCPEFTSLCPLTHQPDFATMYISYVPDKKIVESKSLKLYLFSFRNHGDFHEDCVNIIMNDLIKLLDPRYIEVWGKFTPRGGISIDPWCNYGKPGTKYEEMANFRLMNHDLYPEKVDNR; encoded by the coding sequence ATGTCAGGCAGAAGCCATGAGGAAGGTTTAAACGATTTAACATTATTAGGTAACCAAAATACACAATATTCATTTGATTACGCACCGGAGGTCTTAGAGGCAGTAAATAATCTCCATTCCAACCGAGACTATTTTGTAAAATTTAACTGCCCTGAATTTACTAGTTTATGCCCGCTGACACATCAGCCCGATTTTGCGACGATGTATATCTCATATGTGCCGGATAAAAAAATTGTCGAGAGTAAATCTTTAAAATTATATTTATTTAGCTTCAGAAATCATGGTGATTTTCATGAAGATTGTGTCAATATCATCATGAATGATTTAATTAAACTGCTCGATCCAAGATATATTGAAGTATGGGGCAAGTTCACACCACGTGGTGGAATTTCTATCGACCCTTGGTGTAACTACGGAAAGCCTGGTACGAAGTATGAAGAGATGGCAAACTTCCGTTTGATGAACCATGATCTTTACCCTGAAAAAGTAGATAACAGGTAA